In Massilia antarctica, the following are encoded in one genomic region:
- a CDS encoding phosphatase PAP2 family protein → MPLVPAVAHRSTVIHFHPRVRSFVAARLSPEGELGLHVTVGALLLMLAAALFGNLAADVVSHADITRLDAFLANWFHGHKNSAWTGPMLFITNTHDVLGVSLMASALGLYFYLNKARYWLICLILAVPGGQLLNVLLKYIFQRARPSFDEPLLTLSTYSFPSGHTLGATVFYGLLAAYLVCVVPRWRMRILVVVGACAMVALVALSRVYLGAHYLSDVLAAMVEGCGWLAVCITSCSTLRRQRAARITE, encoded by the coding sequence GTGCCGCTGGTGCCGGCCGTCGCCCATCGTTCAACCGTGATCCATTTCCATCCAAGAGTGCGCAGCTTCGTCGCCGCCCGCCTCAGTCCCGAAGGCGAACTTGGCCTGCATGTGACCGTCGGCGCCCTGCTGCTGATGCTGGCCGCCGCGCTGTTCGGCAATCTGGCGGCGGACGTCGTCTCGCACGCCGACATCACCAGGCTCGATGCCTTCCTGGCGAACTGGTTCCACGGACACAAGAACAGCGCCTGGACTGGCCCCATGCTGTTCATCACCAATACCCACGACGTGCTGGGCGTGTCGCTGATGGCCAGTGCGCTTGGCCTCTATTTTTACCTCAACAAAGCGCGCTACTGGCTGATCTGCCTGATTCTCGCGGTGCCGGGCGGCCAGTTGCTCAACGTCCTGCTCAAATATATTTTCCAGCGTGCCCGGCCGAGCTTCGACGAGCCGCTGCTGACCTTGTCCACCTACAGCTTCCCCAGCGGCCATACCTTGGGCGCCACCGTGTTTTACGGCTTGCTGGCGGCCTATCTGGTGTGCGTGGTGCCGCGCTGGCGGATGCGCATCCTGGTGGTGGTGGGCGCCTGTGCGATGGTCGCGCTGGTGGCCCTGAGCCGCGTGTACCTCGGCGCCCATTACCTGAGCGACGTGCTGGCGGCCATGGTTGAAGGCTGCGGCTGGCTGGCGGTATGCATCACCTCGTGTTCGACCCTGCGCCGGCAACGCGCGGCGCGCATCACCGAATAG